In the genome of Streptomyces sp. Tu 3180, the window TGCCGATGTTGGCGTTGACCTTCACCAGGAACCGCTTGCCGATGATCATCGGCTCGATCTCCGGGTGGTTGACGTTGGCCGGCAGCACCGCCCGGCCCGCCGCGATCTCCTCGCGGACCACCTCGGGGGAGACGTTCTCCCGGATCGCCACGAACTCCATCTCGGGCGTGATCTCGCCACGGCGCGCGTACGCCAGCTGCGTGACCGCACGTCCCTCGCGGCCCCGGCGCGGCTGACGCGGCCGGCCGGGGAAGACGGCGTCCAGGTTGCGCAGGCCACCGCGCGGCGAGGTGTGCTTGATCCCGTCGTCCTCGGGGCGGACGGGACGGCCCGCGTACTCCTCCGTGTCGCCGCGGGCGATGATCCAGTTCTCCCGCAGGGGCGCCAGGCCCCTGCGGACGTCGGTGTCGACGAGTGGATCGGTGTACGGGCCCGACGTGTCGTACAGCGTGACCGACTGCCCGTTGGTGAGGTGCACCTGTCGGACCGGCACCCGCAGGTCGGGGCGTGTGCCCTCGACGTACGCCTTGTGCCAGCCGATGGACTTCCCGGCCTCTGCGTCCGCCGACGTCTCCGTCGGGTTCTGCGTGGAGGCAGGCGTGCGTGCGTCCTTGTTGGTCATGAGACCTACTCCCTACGCCGGCATTACCCGGTAACAGGTTCGGCGGTCGACGCAGCGGTTTCCGTCTGCCGACGTTCCGTGTGAAACATCACTCGCACTTCGGTGACGTTTCATGTGAAACATCGCTGGGACGGAGGTCAGCGCCCTCTCAGCCCGGTGCTCCGAGCTCCCGCGTGTACAAAAGGTGACTCCACGCTAGCGTCCTTTCTGGCGCGGTGAACAGAGGGCCCACCTCGTTCTTGCGATGATCGGTCGGTGACCTCGACGCAGCCTCCCCCGTACCCACCGCCCGAACCATCCCGCGGATCCGGCGCCGGAAACGGCGACGGCCATGGCAACGGGGGTGGCTCCGGAGGCGGACACGGCCACTCGCACGGACACGGGCACGGTCCGGCGGCCCCCGTCTCCCAGCACCTGCGCAAGGTCATCGCGGCGATCCTGATCCCGTTCGCCGCGGCGGTGCTGATCGGCCTCGCCGTGCTGTGGCCGGGCGGTGCCCCGGCGCACGAGCGCACCGGCGTCGGTTTCGACCGGCAGACGCAGCACGCCACGGTCACCGAGGTGGTGGAGGTGAGCTGCCAGTCCGTGAACGCCTCCGGAAGCGTTCCGACCGGTGACACCTCCACCGCCGAGGGCTCCTCCGCCCAGCAGCAGGCGACCGGAACCTGCAAGAAGGCGACGATCCGGGTCGACACCGGCACGGACAAGGGCCGTACGTTCACCGAGATCGTGCAGCCGGACCAGTCCCGGCAGCTGAGCGAGGGTCAGGAGGTCATCGTCGCCTACGAGCCCTCAGCGCCCGAGGACCTGCAGTACTCGGTCACCGATGTGAACCGGCGCCTTCCCCTGGCGCTGCTCGCCGGGATCTTCGCGGTCGCCGTCGTGGTCGTGGGGCGGCTGCGCGGTGTGATGGCGCTGATCTCGCTGACGATCAGTTTCCTGGTGCTGAACTTCTTCATCCTGCCCGCGATCCTGCAGGGCTCGAACCCGCTGGTCGTGGCGGTGGTGGGAGCCAGCGCGATCATGCTGGTCGCGCTCTATCTGTGCCACGGGCTGTCGGCGCGTACGTCCGTGGCGGTGCTCGGCACGCTGATCTCCCTGGTACTGATCGGCCTCCTCGGCTCGGTCTTCATCGGCTGGGCCGCGCTGACCGGCAACACCGACGACAACACCGGTCTGATCCACGGGCTGTACCCGGAGATCGACATGAGCGGTCTGCTGCTGGCCGGCGTCATCATCGGTTCGCTCGGTGTCCTCGACGACGTGACGGTCACGCAGACCTCCGCGGTCTGGGAGCTGCACGAGGCCAACCCGTCGATGGGCCGGCGCGGGCTGTACCGCGCGGGCATCCGCATCGGCCGCGATCACATCGCGTCCGTGGTCAACACGCTCGTCCTCGCCTACGCGGGCGCCGCGCTGCCGTTGCTGCTGCTGTTCTCCATCGCGCAGAGCAGCGTGGGGACGGTCGCGAACAGCGAGCTGGTCGCGGAGGAGATCGTGCGGACCCTGATCGGCTCGATCGGCCTGGTCGCCTCGGTGCCGGTCACCACGGCCCTGGCCGCCCTGGTGGTCTCGGCCGACCGGCCGGCGGGTCGGACACCGGCGCAGGGCGGCCGGCCGGCTCCGGCGGGCGGCGGGAGGGGCAGGCGCCGTAAGCGCTGACGCCGACCGCACCGGTCACATCGGCCGGGCCGGTGCGGCCGGTGCCGCCGGGGGCCGTCTCCGCGGAAGCGTTCCTGCGGGACGTGGCGGAACGCGGTGAAGCGTTCCGCCCGGTTCCACCCGACCGGCGTAACGCTTCACCCGGCGCCCTGCTCCGCCAGGATCCGGTCCAGCGCGTCGTCGAGGTGGGCGTCGAAGTCGGCGAGCGCCCCCTCCTGGCCCAACGGCACCAGCTTGTCGGTGCGGTCGAGGAAGGCCACGAGCGGCGCGGTCGACGAACGGAACAGGGCCTGGTCACTGCCCACCTGAAGCCGGATCAACACCTCACCCAGCGTCTCGGGGTCGACCGGTGAGACGCGTACGTCACCCTCGCCGCACGGGCGGCCGACGCCGTCGATCAGCAACTCCCTGCCGAACGCCCAGGTCACGGGAGCGTCCCCGGGCAAGTGGAAGGTCAGCCGCACGGCGTAGGGATCGCAGGTGTCGTAGCGCAGCTCCACCGGGATGCGGAAGGACAGCTCCTCCGACACGAGAAAGCTCATCATGACCTCTGCCTGTACGGATTCGCGCATCGCCTACCCCGTCATTCGCCGCGGACTGGCCGGGCATGGACCCTGACACCTGGTGGAATCTTGCTGAACGTACACAGCAGATCACAAGGAGTGAGTTTTCAGATACTGATAGAGAGCGCCAGTGACCCCACCAGGCGCTCCATCTCGGCCTGCAGTCTCCGTGCCGCGGGGAGCAACCGGTCGGCCTGGTGTGCGGGCAGGGAAATGGCCACCGTCGCGGCCATGGTGCCGACGGTGATCGGGATCGCCGCACAGACCGTCCCCAGGACGTACTCCTGACGCTCCGTCACCGGATCCGTGCGCCGCGTCCGCTCCAGACGCCTCAGCAGGCTCCGCGCGTCCCGCACGGTGTACGGCGTGACGGGCAGCACGGGATGGCGGTCGAGATGGTCGCGGC includes:
- a CDS encoding SsgA family sporulation/cell division regulator; translation: MRESVQAEVMMSFLVSEELSFRIPVELRYDTCDPYAVRLTFHLPGDAPVTWAFGRELLIDGVGRPCGEGDVRVSPVDPETLGEVLIRLQVGSDQALFRSSTAPLVAFLDRTDKLVPLGQEGALADFDAHLDDALDRILAEQGAG
- a CDS encoding YibE/F family protein → MTSTQPPPYPPPEPSRGSGAGNGDGHGNGGGSGGGHGHSHGHGHGPAAPVSQHLRKVIAAILIPFAAAVLIGLAVLWPGGAPAHERTGVGFDRQTQHATVTEVVEVSCQSVNASGSVPTGDTSTAEGSSAQQQATGTCKKATIRVDTGTDKGRTFTEIVQPDQSRQLSEGQEVIVAYEPSAPEDLQYSVTDVNRRLPLALLAGIFAVAVVVVGRLRGVMALISLTISFLVLNFFILPAILQGSNPLVVAVVGASAIMLVALYLCHGLSARTSVAVLGTLISLVLIGLLGSVFIGWAALTGNTDDNTGLIHGLYPEIDMSGLLLAGVIIGSLGVLDDVTVTQTSAVWELHEANPSMGRRGLYRAGIRIGRDHIASVVNTLVLAYAGAALPLLLLFSIAQSSVGTVANSELVAEEIVRTLIGSIGLVASVPVTTALAALVVSADRPAGRTPAQGGRPAPAGGGRGRRRKR